One Actinosynnema pretiosum DNA segment encodes these proteins:
- a CDS encoding aminoglycoside phosphotransferase family protein produces MVSTTTSRALLSDRQKPFRSTSSVQAVTPSRSTSPLTSAEAERVLITACRQVDLDPADAELLRIGSNAVYRLRTPVIVRIAQADADEAGARRQVAVARWLAAVDYPATRALRVKQPVKTDGGLVTFWESASEREDYAPIIQVARLIRELHELPPPRLNLPAFEPFTQTLTDIEQHTGKENLDFLKEPLEKLKAEYALLTFPLPAGVIHGDANVGNVILDRDGNPLLIDLDNFAIGPREWDLVQTAAFYERFGWHTEAEYRTFVNVYGFDIMEWPGYRVLADYREIAMTVWLARKAAGNPEAGAELTKRLAALRTGGSRADWEPL; encoded by the coding sequence ATGGTCAGCACAACCACGTCGCGCGCGCTGTTGAGCGACCGGCAGAAGCCTTTCCGCTCCACGAGTAGCGTTCAAGCGGTGACGCCGAGTAGGAGTACTAGCCCTCTGACCTCCGCTGAGGCCGAGCGCGTTCTGATCACCGCCTGCCGTCAGGTCGACCTCGACCCCGCCGACGCCGAGTTGCTGCGGATCGGCTCGAACGCCGTCTACAGGCTTCGCACCCCAGTCATCGTCCGCATCGCCCAGGCCGACGCAGACGAGGCGGGCGCCCGCCGTCAGGTCGCGGTTGCCCGCTGGCTGGCCGCAGTCGACTACCCGGCCACAAGGGCACTTCGTGTGAAGCAACCCGTCAAGACCGACGGAGGCTTGGTCACCTTCTGGGAGTCAGCCTCCGAGCGGGAGGACTACGCGCCGATCATCCAGGTCGCACGCCTGATCCGCGAACTGCACGAACTACCGCCGCCGCGCCTGAATCTCCCAGCTTTCGAGCCGTTCACACAGACGCTGACTGACATCGAACAGCACACCGGCAAGGAAAACCTCGACTTCCTGAAAGAGCCGCTGGAAAAGCTCAAAGCGGAGTACGCACTGCTGACCTTCCCGCTCCCAGCAGGCGTTATCCACGGAGACGCCAACGTGGGCAACGTCATCCTGGATCGCGACGGAAACCCGCTGCTCATCGACCTGGACAACTTCGCCATCGGCCCACGCGAGTGGGACCTGGTCCAAACCGCCGCGTTCTACGAACGGTTCGGCTGGCACACCGAAGCCGAGTACCGGACGTTCGTGAACGTCTACGGATTCGACATCATGGAATGGCCCGGTTACCGCGTTCTCGCCGATTACCGCGAGATCGCCATGACCGTCTGGCTGGCCCGGAAGGCGGCGGGTAACCCTGAGGCTGGAGCCGAGTTGACCAAGCGCCTGGCCGCGCTCAGGACCGGCGGGAGCCGCGCGGACTGGGAACCGCTGTAG
- a CDS encoding regulator, which produces MYGNERLAALMREAGFLREDGSVGRKTFARAVSTHAGRPLTHTYVSRWLDGMVPRDLPTRRAIATALGQRLGRTVGLEELGFGRTEKLPADLGLKYPDSSQEGIAALTRLWQGDLDQVHTLLASPTNVAAWNEASLSWLVSSAADVELLSTGARVVGLADLARVRTTVDLFDRLDAQFGGGHARRSLVEFLRNDLAQLLRGTYTDVVGRELFQVAASATMLGAWMSYDAGLHGLAQRYFVQALKLADAAGDRLLAAGILDAMSHQATFLGRYREAANLARAARVGTESAGSARSAAHFSAMEARALARLGDTAACDRAMAVAVREFERCEGDDQAEWFGYFDDAELAAELGHCNRDLGRAVDATTYAMQSVGGNGEQVRSDFFATMVLADAYLHQGEAEEACRVALTALQVGEQLVSARCASYVGEFRQRLDGLGDSPVARAFVEQARTTRLWATAVPSPRGSRRS; this is translated from the coding sequence GTGTACGGCAACGAGCGCTTGGCCGCGCTGATGCGCGAGGCCGGGTTCCTGCGGGAAGACGGTTCCGTGGGGCGCAAGACGTTCGCCCGTGCGGTCAGCACGCACGCCGGGCGACCGCTCACCCACACCTACGTCTCGCGCTGGTTGGACGGCATGGTGCCCCGCGACCTGCCCACGCGGCGGGCGATCGCGACCGCGCTCGGCCAGCGGCTGGGTAGGACGGTCGGCCTGGAGGAGCTCGGCTTCGGCCGCACGGAGAAGCTGCCCGCCGACCTCGGCCTGAAGTACCCGGACAGCTCCCAAGAGGGGATCGCCGCGCTGACGCGGCTGTGGCAGGGGGACCTGGACCAGGTCCACACCCTGCTGGCGTCGCCGACCAACGTCGCCGCCTGGAACGAGGCGTCGCTCTCCTGGTTGGTCAGCTCGGCCGCCGATGTCGAGCTGCTGTCCACGGGCGCCCGCGTGGTGGGCCTCGCCGACCTCGCTCGCGTGCGCACCACCGTGGACCTGTTCGACCGCTTGGACGCCCAGTTCGGCGGCGGGCACGCACGCCGGTCGCTGGTTGAGTTCCTGCGCAACGACCTCGCGCAGCTGCTGCGCGGCACCTACACCGACGTCGTCGGCCGGGAGCTGTTCCAGGTGGCGGCGAGCGCGACCATGCTCGGTGCCTGGATGTCCTACGACGCGGGCCTGCACGGCCTGGCGCAGCGGTACTTCGTGCAGGCGCTCAAGCTCGCAGACGCCGCCGGTGACCGGTTGCTCGCGGCGGGAATCCTGGACGCGATGAGCCACCAGGCCACGTTCCTGGGGCGCTACCGCGAGGCCGCGAACCTGGCACGCGCGGCGCGGGTGGGCACGGAGTCGGCAGGCTCGGCGCGGTCGGCTGCGCACTTCTCCGCGATGGAGGCGCGGGCGCTGGCGAGGCTGGGCGACACCGCGGCGTGCGACCGGGCTATGGCTGTAGCCGTACGGGAGTTCGAGCGGTGCGAGGGTGATGACCAGGCCGAGTGGTTCGGCTACTTCGATGACGCCGAGCTGGCGGCCGAGCTGGGGCACTGCAACCGGGACCTGGGGCGGGCGGTGGACGCGACCACGTACGCAATGCAGTCCGTGGGCGGCAACGGCGAACAGGTGCGCAGCGACTTCTTCGCCACGATGGTGCTGGCCGATGCCTACCTGCACCAGGGCGAGGCCGAGGAAGCGTGCCGGGTGGCGCTGACCGCGTTGCAGGTCGGCGAGCAGCTGGTGTCGGCGCGGTGTGCGTCGTACGTGGGGGAGTTCCGGCAGCGGTTGGACGGCCTGGGCGACAGCCCGGTGGCGCGCGCCTTCGTGGAACAGGCGCGCACCACCCGGTTGTGGGCTACAGCGGTTCCCAGTCCGCGCGGCTCCCGCCGGTCCTGA
- a CDS encoding winged helix-turn-helix domain-containing protein produces the protein MADDVENAAEQRSRAQLADEIRRDIDAGRYPVGDRLPGYRELGRRMGAAPNTVGEAVRQLAAEGRVRIKANAGAFVCEVDDEPLTAEQQIREARADLLDLRDKLRSVRRELDALDDKVGDLIDRLPSS, from the coding sequence GTGGCCGATGACGTTGAGAACGCCGCTGAGCAGCGCAGTCGTGCTCAGCTAGCCGATGAGATTCGTCGTGACATCGATGCTGGGCGGTACCCGGTGGGGGACCGGCTGCCCGGCTACCGGGAGCTCGGCAGGCGCATGGGAGCGGCGCCCAACACGGTGGGAGAAGCGGTCCGGCAGCTCGCTGCCGAGGGGCGGGTGCGGATCAAGGCGAACGCCGGGGCGTTCGTGTGCGAAGTGGACGATGAGCCGTTGACCGCCGAGCAGCAGATCAGGGAGGCGCGCGCCGACCTCCTGGATCTCCGTGACAAGTTGCGATCCGTCCGCCGGGAACTCGACGCCTTGGATGACAAGGTCGGTGACCTGATCGATCGACTGCCCAGTTCGTGA
- a CDS encoding WhiB family transcriptional regulator produces MTTAHSLNRGDTLWTLLGSLSGTDFGAHPACVGEDPELFFPFPGQHDQVAAAKSVCGRCPVRQACLAHALHHDAEGVWGGTTEDERRQLRVVVVDREAVA; encoded by the coding sequence GTGACCACCGCGCACTCCCTGAACAGGGGAGACACGTTGTGGACGCTGCTGGGCAGCCTGTCCGGCACCGACTTCGGCGCGCACCCCGCGTGCGTCGGCGAGGACCCGGAGCTGTTCTTCCCGTTCCCCGGTCAGCACGACCAGGTGGCTGCGGCGAAGTCGGTGTGCGGGCGGTGCCCGGTGCGCCAGGCGTGCCTGGCCCACGCGCTGCACCACGACGCGGAGGGCGTGTGGGGCGGCACGACCGAGGACGAGCGGCGGCAGCTGCGCGTGGTGGTCGTGGACCGGGAGGCGGTGGCGTGA